The proteins below come from a single Bombus fervidus isolate BK054 chromosome 15, iyBomFerv1, whole genome shotgun sequence genomic window:
- the LOC139994997 gene encoding small ribosomal subunit protein uS7-like: MADIETYDDIVVPTTTTLPVALSIAELPEIKLFGRWNCDDVEVNDISLQDYIAVKDKNAKYLPHSGGRYAAKRFRKAQCSIVERLTNSLMMHGRNNGKKLMAVRIVKHAFEIIHLLTGDNPLQVLVTAIINSGPREDSTRIGRAGTVRRQAVDVSPLRRVNQAIWLLCTGAREAAFRNIKTIAECLADELINAAKGSSNSYAIKKKDELERVAKSNR, translated from the exons ATGGCTGATATAGAAACATATGATGATATAGTGGTACCTACCACTACAACTTTGCCAGTGGCACTTTCTATCGCAGAATTACCAGAGATCAAGTTATTTGGTCGTTGGAATTGCGATGATGTGGAGGTGAACGATATCTCCTTACAAGACTATATCgctgtaaaagataaaaatgcaaagtatCTACCACATTCTGGTGGACGTTATGCAGCAAAGCGATTTCGGAAAGCTCAATGTTCCATAGTTGAGCGTTTAACTAATTCGCTAATGATGCACGGAAGAAATAACGGCAAAAAGTTAATGGCAGTAAGAATTGTAAAACATGcctttgaaataattcacCTGCTAACGGGTGATAACCCTTTACag gttctTGTGACGGCTATCATTAACTCTGGGCCAAGGGAAGATTCCACGCGTATTGGTCGTGCTGGTACGGTTAGAAGACAAGCGGTGGATGTTTCTCCGCTACGACGAGTAAATCAAGCCATTTGGTTATTATGTACCGGTGCTAGGGAAGCCGCGTTCCGGAATATTAAGACGATTGCCGAATGTTTGGCGGATGAACTCATCAATGCTGCCAAAGGTTCGTCTAATTCTTACGCGAtcaagaagaaagacgaaCTCGAACGTGTTGCTAAATCAAATCGATAA
- the LOC139994998 gene encoding small ribosomal subunit protein uS7-like, with protein sequence MADIETYDDIVVPTTTTLPVALSIAELPEIKLFGRWNCDDVEVNDISLQDYIAVKDKNAKYLPHSGGRYAAKRFRKAQCSIVERLTNSLMMHGRNNGKKLMAVRIVKHAFEIIHLLTGDNPLQVLVTAIINSGPREDSTRIGRAGTVRRQAVDVSPLRRVNQAIWLLCTGAREAAFRNIKTIAECLADELINAAKGSSNSYAIKKKDELERVAKSNR encoded by the exons atGGCTGATATAGAAACATATGATGATATAGTGGTACCTACCACTACAACTTTGCCAGTGGCACTTTCTATCGCAGAATTACCAGAGATCAAGTTATTTGGTCGTTGGAATTGCGATGATGTGGAGGTGAACGATATCTCCTTACAAGACTATATCgctgtaaaagataaaaatgcaaagtatCTACCACATTCTGGTGGACGTTATGCAGCAAAGCGATTTCGGAAAGCTCAATGTTCCATAGTTGAGCGTTTAACTAATTCGCTAATGATGCACGGAAGAAATAACGGCAAAAAGTTAATGGCAGTAAGAATTGTAAAACATGcctttgaaataattcacCTGCTAACGGGTGATAACCCTTTACag gttctTGTGACGGCTATCATTAACTCTGGGCCAAGGGAAGATTCCACGCGTATTGGTCGTGCTGGTACGGTTAGAAGACAAGCGGTGGATGTTTCTCCGCTACGACGAGTAAATCAAGCCATTTGGTTATTATGTACCGGTGCTAGGGAAGCCGCGTTCCGGAATATTAAGACGATTGCCGAATGTTTGGCGGATGAACTCATCAATGCTGCCAAAGGTTCGTCTAATTCTTACGCGAtcaagaagaaagacgaaCTCGAACGTGTTGCTAAATCAAATCGATAA